A region from the Algoriphagus machipongonensis genome encodes:
- a CDS encoding helix-turn-helix transcriptional regulator yields the protein MKNRVRDFRTAKGMTQEDLAEIIGVSRQTINAIEKEKFDPSLPTAFKMSKLFEKPIEDIFQFE from the coding sequence ATGAAAAACCGTGTCAGAGATTTTCGCACAGCAAAAGGGATGACTCAGGAAGATTTGGCCGAAATAATCGGAGTCTCAAGGCAAACCATAAATGCCATCGAGAAAGAAAAATTTGATCCGAGTTTACCGACAGCCTTTAAGATGTCTAAATTATTTGAAAAGCCTATTGAAGATATTTTTCAATTTGAATGA